CAAGGCCAATGTAAAATCCTCTCTGTGGTGCGTATCCTTGTATCAGTAAGTACTCTACAGCCTGGAGAATTCCCATTATGCTTTTCTTGTCATCAATGGTCCCTCTACCATAGATGAAGCCATCAACCTCTTTGGCAGAAAATGGTAGTGCGTCCCAGCCGTCAGACTCTGAGGCAGGTACCACATCAATGTGGGCCAGCAACATGTAGGGTGCCAGGTCAGGCTGTGATCCTTGCACCCAAAATAGGTGGCTATAGTTTGACACCACTTCATGATGAACCAACTTTGAAGAAAAAATAGTAGGGAAAGCTTTTCGGATAAGTTTGTTAAATTCCAGTAGCGCTGTGGTGTTGATTTCTGTCTCTGTGAATGACACGGTGGGGATCCAAATAGcttctttaaaattgtccaaaaCTTCTTCTCTCTGATGGTGGTTTATGACAAGCGAAACATTGCTCGTCTTTTCCCAGTGTGCAAGTTGAAGTCCGACATTAACGTTGAGTGAAAATATTCTGAAAGAGACTATGGTAAATAACACCACGGCCGCAATTAATAAAGTACgggcaaaaattttaaaaaacttaATTATTTTAAACTTTGATCCAGAGTCTGTCATtgtcattctcttttttcagtgcaggatGCCAAACATTGAGAAGGGTTTTATGGTGGTTAAGTGCCAATCCCACCAACAAACCACCAAAAAAGGCTAGAGAACCATCTACAGTCCACCAGGCAATGCTTATACCTTTGTAGgagaacaaaagtccaagtctttagggttctggtgcttcctctcttactgtatggttgtaaaaCTTGGAGGATGACCAGTGACCTGAGCCAACGACTGTAtacctttggtactaggtctctttggaggatccagtCAGTTACGATGAGGAGTATCCCTTGCACAATGAGGGAATGATATTATGCCTGTGCAGagcatttctctggacatgatccagcacataggtgtctcagtgttgaggaccccaacagcTGGAGAAAACCAAGGGGATGCTCATTTATCACATAACTTCAGCAAATTGATGGAAATATTAGAGAGGTGTGGAGACCCTGCTTACCTGCTTGGATGGTTGGCATAGATGGTGGATGTAGACAGTAAATAATACTAATCTAAAAAATTGGAGATAAAATAAATGGCATACCATACCTTGACTATGAGGGGTAGAAAACAGATATATGTTAAGACTGGCCTTCGAGGATTGATCATTCTGATGTACACTGACAAATTGTTCCATAAAGTGGGAGCACAATAATCAAAGGCGCTACATTCAGCCCATTTCTTCTGAACCTTAAGAACACAGAGTAAGTCTTTATCCTGAGTACATCACGTAACTGATGTTGACAGCTGAGGTCAGACTGTTCAATGCCAATATCAAATCAATCCCAATTTATGGAGATGAGACATGGAGGAAGCTTATGAAAACAATCACTGGCCCATCAGCAAACACAATTTATGGCAGAAAAGAAAGCAGCCTACTGCAGAAGAGGAACTTACAGCAGATGACAGAAGGATGGGTTATGCCTGGAACCCGTGAAAAACCTAAATCCAGGATAAATtgtctggaggtttctttctggtGACCTGTTCTCCGGGGGTGGTAGGCTTGACGATGATAATTAAATTTTTGTTAAAACTGTTTCATATTTCTGAAACTGTGTGTTATTAATAGCAGCTCGAAACACTGTTGCATCCATTAGTTTGGTTCATGTTCTGTGTGGCTTTAAcatagtttaatttttttttaagtgatcctGTATTCATCCATTTTTTACTGCTTGTCCAATTCCAGGTTGTGATGGCAGTAGAATAAGCAGATCACCCCACTCTTCCGTATCCTCAACTaaatcctctaactcttcctgggggattccAAGGCCTTCACAAGCCAACTGGGAAATGTAATCCCTCCAACATGCCGTGGGTCCTCTCCGGGCCTCCTCTCAGTTGGAAGTGGCAGGAAGACCCCCCCTGGGGAGACTATCAGGAGGCATCCTCACCACCAGCTGCCCGAACAACCTCATCTGGATCCTTTTGgtacaaagaagcagcagctctaatcAGAGTCCCTCCCACAGATTTGAGCATCTTAACCTATCCCTGAGCATAAGCCTAGGTATCAACTGTAGgcatctcatttctgccacttgtatttgtggcctcgttcttttgg
The Thalassophryne amazonica chromosome 7, fThaAma1.1, whole genome shotgun sequence genome window above contains:
- the LOC117513514 gene encoding N-fatty-acyl-amino acid synthase/hydrolase PM20D1.2-like, yielding MTDSGSKFKIIKFFKIFARTLLIAAVVLFTIVSFRIFSLNVNVGLQLAHWEKTSNVSLVINHHQREEVLDNFKEAIWIPTVSFTETEINTTALLEFNKLIRKAFPTIFSSKLVHHEVVSNYSHLFWVQGSQPDLAPYMLLAHIDVVPASESDGWDALPFSAKEVDGFIYGRGTIDDKKSIMGILQAVEYLLIQGYAPQRGFYIGLGHDEGVSGFNGALNIVQMLKQRGVQLLFVLDEGQAILDGIINDLDGLAALTGVSEKGQATVKLSVSTEPCHSSMPPSETSIGILAAAIKSFGEDSFTWHRSFWHMKTDFGQFVNRWINSYPGVPVF